The sequence AAACAATGCATTCACACCGTGGGGTTTTTCGGAGGCGTAAGAATTCATGGCAGCTTAAAGATGTAAAAACGACAAGGCAGGACTCTGTTAGTTTGATGTTAAAGCGAAAACGAGTAGGTATAAACTGGAATTATGAGGGAACTTCCTACTCCTACCTTTTTGAAGCAGATTTCTTCCTCTTTCGCCGCCATGTTTACACGCAGCACTGTGCGATGGGATTGGTTGTTAATCTGTGACGTAACTCGACGCGTGCAAGATCAcgattttagttttgtttacttttaatttcacatttaatatatttttaatatttttatcgTTTATTTCATCAACGTTTGGTGTATAAATTGATTTAGCTTTTTTGTTGCTAAATTAGAAAGGTACATACATATTGAAAGATGTGCTTTAACTTCAGTAACTTCACATTAAGCTTATTTGCTATCacttacaatacaaacaaataataatCACACAATCAATAACTTTAGTTTATTGgtatatttttaatgttagaCACAATAAAATGTGGTTTAAAAGTGCAGTAATTTTCACAGCATTTTGCAGAGATATGTATGTAATAACGCATTGAGTAGTACATAAGAGTTTTGCTTTTCTAATTTgcataaacatacagtacagactgaCAATAATAGATTTGTGCAAAacgtttttttcaaaaacatacaCATGGAGATcgaaaacaaaatgttagaaGATTTTGTGAACAAAATCAATGTGTCATTTCTCCATAACACACATTATAGTTTAGAGGTTACATTTTCTTATATAAGGTATAATCTTTTCTAACCACTTAAAGCCTGCTTCTCAAGTCATCTCAAAATTCCTGCTTTATCTTACAACtgatttgtttattccttcactTCATCATCAAACCACTAAGGATTTTCTAGCACTTAGCCAAGACACATTGGACGCCGACCTGGAGCTTTAATTGGCACTGAGGTGGCCTTGTTGTCTTACTCATCTTGGATCTACGAGACAGATTTTTATATCAGCTAACATGATGGTGAACAGGAAATGCACACTTTTGCTCTGTTAAGTAGTTTCTACTCACCTTTGGACTAACAATCCGACGTACACTAGATTCTGTCCCCCCGATACAGTGAGGACCAGCCCAGTGTGCTctgtctgcttcttcttctgtaGAAAACCACACATCGGCCAAACAGTTCTTTGAAGAGTTGGAATCATTTCTGATCTTggatcaaatgaaaaaaaaatgaatgaggAATTCCATATGATTATAGAATTACTTTTGTGGATAATTCAGGACAAAACTGTTGAAATGAAGATACTCATAAAATGTGGGTTGAATCTACCTTGCACTTTGTGATTTGTCCCCATTCTTTAAAATACgaaatcagatatttttcactAATATTGGGGTCCAGCTCTGTGATGAACAATCCATGCTCCTGTTAAATGATAGAAAAACCAGTAAGCTTAAGGATTGAAATAATATCTAGCTTCAACTTGCTCGATATAGCATCAGAAAAACTTTACCAAAGCAAAGTGTCGAGCCAAAGCAGCCATATATTTCTTTGGAAGAATTATGAAAATCCGTTTTTGAGGTGCCGCCTCAATGTTTTCTGAAAGACATACATTTTATGACCCTTTTTAAATTTTGGTGCTAGGAAAAAAGGCAAACTACAAGATAAAATAATTTGCaatataacataaaatcaaaagttTACCCTTATTAGAGTCCATTATCCAGATGTAGATGTGACGGCCGTGGTTCGCAAAGAAATGAGTGATGCGATAATTACATGCAGCATCCTTTATGCATCAGGACAAGGAAATAATCTACcacttttagttttgttttaatctctcatagaaaatgtttttaaacagatCACAGTCACGAAACCTGATAAGCAGCCAGGCCAGAAACTTTAAGCAGGTTTTTTTTAGCGTTACGGTTGTTTAGTCAGCAGTaataaacatgttattttaacCCATAACATCTGATGCTGGTAAACAGGAACAAATTTGGTGAGCTGACAGATTGACAGAGTTAGGgtctataaaaaagaaaacagaaatggaatgaaaacaatttattttaggaACATTCAGTATAACTTATCATGTAAATATGAATGAGACGATGTTAAAACAGTATTTACATATTCATCCTGAGTTTCACACCAGACCCAACGTATGTTTGCTGCCATAAAGCTGAACAGCAAAAAGGCATTTATCTGTGCCTCCCAAACAACTGGGTTGATGTGGACTTCTGATGCAGATGTTACCAATGTTGGGGTCACAAATCAACAATTATGGGGACTTGAGATCCCAATCATATAttgaactaaaaaacaaaaaggataaTGGTAAAATATATTCTATAAATGTTagaatgtttgaaaaaaattacaaatggCTGGGCACGATTAAGGACTTGAGACCTGTCCAGGGGGTCCCCTGACTGTAGccaaatgactgctggagataggtcaGCCTTGAAGTCATGTTTTGTGAAGTTATCAGTAATAGTTTCCTTATCTGTAGTAGGCATTTGTCATGTCTCAGTGAGTTTGATAAAGGAAAAGAATCCTCAGAGTGGTGGAAGCTGACAGCAAGGCAGACTTGCTCTCCACATTTGAACGGATTTTAGTACTTTTAAAAAACTCATGCTAAAAACTGTTCATAACCCTGGGATACAGTGCAGTTTTTGTAGATATTAAATGTCTACGCTTTCACAAGAGGCTGTTTTTAAGTTTACACTGCCTTATAAATGCTACT is a genomic window of Girardinichthys multiradiatus isolate DD_20200921_A chromosome X, DD_fGirMul_XY1, whole genome shotgun sequence containing:
- the LOC124863416 gene encoding heterogeneous nuclear ribonucleoprotein A0-like, translating into MDSNKENIEAAPQKRIFIILPKKYMAALARHFALEHGLFITELDPNISEKYLISYFKEWGQITKCKIRNDSNSSKNCLADVWFSTEEEADRAHWAGPHCIGGTESSVRRIVSPKIQDE